DNA sequence from the Pectinophora gossypiella chromosome 12, ilPecGoss1.1, whole genome shotgun sequence genome:
atacactttgaaaccatgtcacattaactttattgacaaattaaacggtGAGTctcataaaatgtcaaatatgatagtgcgacggggttctaaagtgggtacaagatattgctcatgactgtacatataaacataatatgtatctgaaaaataacaatattaacccCCAACCAATTAATATTGTgtagtatttgtagaataattATTGTATAGTGTgttaagtcgttacatgagacatctcaggggcctttggcggctcgacagtaaatctgacaccagggttgatgaggttagttaGACTTtaaaacccacacgagagaagaatattgttttataaaatggaCGACGGCAAATAcggcctatcacgttggtctaatagaggGTACTAGAGgggggtgtgggtacttaggtcatcatcttacgatggatgtaccactcACAATcccgggatatagtcgtaaagTCATAAAATGGAcactaaaagataaattattaaaagtgccgaagtaaaaaaaaaaatataacaatgagTGTTAGTTTTGGGCTTAAAATTGTTAGCAATCCAACACTGGTAAAAGTGTTACGTGTTCTTGATGTGATAGATTCAACATTAACTTTTAAAATTGAAACttgtactaatattataaatttgaCATTCCATGGAAAAAATGATAGTTGAagagatggagagtgacataggctgtttttgtctctttctaaaccccccccccccactaATAGGGGGAGCAAAAGGTGATCCGTGTTATCCCGAaataacgcgagcgaagccgcgggcaaaagctagtaaacaataaaaatatatacctaataaCAATAGTTTTGGTCAGGggtttaaaatgaaataaatgggAAGTGAACCCTTTGTAAAACAAATGTTTAAATGAGTGTTGAAGCTAAATAATAGCTAATAAGCTCTCTTAGTCACTTTAAGCAGAAACAATTTTCAAATCAAGGGTAACTGAGTATAAAAATAGTCATCGGAATTTCTTAAattgataaattacaaaaatatttcctGAACTTTCCTTAGCATCAAAGTCGTTAttaaattttctgttttttaagtccataaaaaataatttattttaaacttttcttGATGTGTACACGAGTTTCTGTATAATCCATTCCATGATCGAAAAGTATATACATACTATTATTTAAATGTTCTCAAactgcttttttattattatagtaagtaaaatatttacttactttctaTACATCAATACTGTCTTTCTTAAATATACATACTGGCAACACTGtgtaaaataatttcattaaaaaaaaactaaatcagTACTTTACCTAGTAGACAATGTTGTTAGAGATCTTACTATAGACCACATAGCACAACTTTAGGCCAAGGTCACCCTTGATTTGAAAGGAACTACACAATGGCTTAACAAACTTAAATGAGACCATCAAGCCTTAACACATGGCATATTTATAGTGATTGGACCTCACGCACCAATTTTATTGCACACTCACAACAACTGATGAAAATGAGCACTAACAGACACCCAAGAACTTAATCCTAACATTTACATCACTACTTAAACCTAAAGAATGTTTGATTACAGCTACAGTCCATTTCACGTTctttttattgcttttatatttaggtatattttttggaACAAAATGCATTTAGTTTATGAGTGGTTTCAACATTCATAACATGAAATGGTCTGTAAACAATGTTCCGTAAAAGAGGTCTCaaaattacttgttttcttAACTGCATTACATGACTAGTTTTTACAGTTGTTGAATATTTCACTTTTTTGTTACTATAAAtaaggtttttaattttatccaaCTGAATGAAAGCAAAGGAAATTCATTTATTGTTCTCAGTGGGTTTACTATAGATTGTCTTTCATGAAAAGTCGTATTCTATATTTTAAAACTGTATGGAGAAGACACAATATTCACAAACATAGGAATATTGCAAATTACCTTAGAATGTCAACCtttcataaaacaatttaaatttgaGTCCTCTTCTATGGCCTACAGTACACATAAAAGTTTGTGCAGACAATCAATTCATGGAAATATCACAATGTTTGAATAAATTCGGCAGTATACCTTTACGATCACAAGTTATGAGAACACATTAATCGGACGAGGTGACATGGTAGCCAGGCTATGTGTCGGGCTAGCCAGAGGATCCTGCAAGTGAGATTCGATTCTCTTTGCTTCAATCGTTGCCTGCTTCACAGCCTCTTTGTATGCACCTCGCTTTTTCTTGTTGAAGCGAACCTGAAAATTGTTTTAAGGAATTTATTAGCAACACAAATTGTGTTGgaagttaattttattaatcGAAAAGAATATCAAAAATGATCAGTTTTAATTAAGTTCATTATTGCAAGCACAAGTTATAGGCCGCAGATTCTACAGGATATACTTCCTCCAGATTTGCATGCTTCTTCTCTAGCACCCTCCCGGGCTTCATAAGCGGGTGGGCGGGcttattattcattcattcattcataagcTGCCTGAAGAACTAAACACCATATCAATAACTCTACAATCCCTCATTACATAGTACACCAAAAGTTATGTGGGTGTAGCCATTAGGATACTCAAAGACATGAAGACTCATGCATGTCTTTCTATTCCAAGAGGATATAAAATAGTCataaatcatctccctagcattttccaatttttaacagggtccgctaacctaacctgaagatttgacaggtccagtttttacaaaagcggctgcctgtctgaccttcccacccgcatagggaaaagcagcccaatacatacatacagtccaAACAgcccatacctccgaaaattaaataaaatagtcataAATTAAATGACAAACATTTTACAAAGCATTAGTAGCCTATTTATAGGAGTATGTTTATAAATTACCGAGTCATTATTATTcatcataaataaaatgtagacATAAACATGTAGAATGTAGGTAAATAaggaatatttttgaattaattacCTTATAGTCTTCTAGAAAAGGACTGAGGCTGTCACATGGCATCAGGGATGATGTAGTTGAAGCATACCAGGCTACATGTGCTCTAGATGTAGGTGTCACGCTCAGCACCCTGCCTGGCCACCACGGGAACCCGACAACTTTCCCCCACACAATGTCACCAGGAGAAACACGCAGCATTTTACCCCCCATGCCTTCATTGCTACTTGCAGGAAAATCTGGTACCACATCCCCTTCCCACTCCTCGGACCCGCTGTCCTGTTCACTTCTACGTTCATAAGAATTACTACTCAATCTCCGCAAACTAATTGAAAGCTTCTGTTTCAAGCAGGACTCCTTTACATCACTAAAACAGTCGTTTGAATCACTCTCGCCACATTTGCTTGTATTTTCATCCCGTTTTTTCTGAACTTTGCTCTTCTTTTTATgctttactttatttttgtgtttcttcTCTAATGGATCTGAAGGTGGACTGTTTGATACATTGTTCCGTGGTGACAAAGCTCCAATATGCTTTGGCGATTGACCATTCCAGTCCTTTTCTTTATCTAtggcattgtttttttttgcttgtTTCTTAGCTTTCTTCAGAGCTTTTTTAGCAGCTTTTGATTCAGGTTTAGTCATATCACAAGATACACCCGAATCCTCATTAAAATCTCCAGAAAGAGGTGGTATTTTGACCACAGTTCCTTCCCCTTCCCCAAAGCATATTTTCAGAGTTCTTGCACTTTGAAACATGGCATTAAAAGTGTCATCTTTAGGTTCATCCCTATCACAGTCATTGTCATCTGATACACTTACAAAAGCTAGCTCCCGGGTAGTGGACACCTCATTATCACTAGATTTTTCAATCTTCACATTTTTAACAGATTTGTCACTAGCCTTATTGGAATTTTTATTACCTTTAATAGCGCTACTTATTTCGCTAGGTTGAAGTCTGGACAGTTTAGGTATGAGCATGCTGCCCATCAAGTATTTCTTCGCTGCACGAGGTGACTCAGAGTTGTCGTGGGGTGTATCGTCATCGGAATCTAATTTGCGTTTTTTCGACACGTCTACGTTTTCACTGTTTTCGTTACAAATCCCTTGGCAATTGGAGCATAGGACCTTTCGAGGCCGCAATCTTACCGTCATCTTTTGTCGAGCCTGAGGTTTGCCCTTCAAACTGGGCTTTTTAGCCTTCTCAGCGTTTTCACTCCCATACTGAGGTTCCTGATACGTGAATCTTTGGCTAACGGAATGTAACTTTTCATCTGCGGTTTCAGTGGTTGCAGTCTTTTTTGAGAACGCTGGATGGAGACTGTATACTCCAAAAGGTAAATTACTGCAAAGAAATGAGAAAATCAGCCAAAATAGAAGGAGTTCTGAACTGAAATCGATAAACATAATCCTCGATAAAACCACAGTACTAACCCTTTGTTGGAGTCCAAAAGTACACCTTGATATTTTTTGGTGTCTGTAGAATAGGAAACCACAAGTAAATCAGCGAGAGCTTCTTCCACGTTCACTAAAATCTGCGAATTCTTTTGAATCGTCATATCGGCTGTTTCAGCAACAGCCGCCATATTCTTTACGCACACAGACAAAGACCACACAcagacaattattttttaatccaGTTCTTCCTTTGATGCCTCGTTTACATTTATATGACTATGtataatgtgaaataaataaataaataaatcttaaaattCTAATTTCACAAAAAAGTCTTAATAAAAACCTTTTATGTGTAATTTACAATCATAATAAATTTCAttcaataaatcaataatactttattgcacaacgacatatacataggacataaacaaacgaataaaacataagcacaataggcggccttattgctaaacagcaatttctgacAGGCAACCTTAGGTTGAAAGAAATTTAGCATTGGaacacgggctggtgcaataaacataatatataatgataccaacataactaaaaagaatacttcataaataattattaataataaacataaacacatacatacatacacacacatacatacaaatagcctatacaatataatataatatataagcagaataagaaaaacacttccaaattgtgcctgcaggaaaagcaccttcactcttgccctgaaagAGTCCAGAGAAGGGGTcctcacattttgttacaaaagTAACGTAAtctgaaaagaagaaaaagaaaaaatgctgtttattaaaaatagaaaaaaaaatagtctatCTATATCTACTATCATAGAGCAACTAGAGCAACATGAGGCTTGGCTTTGATATCTAATGAATGATTGAGTTGAGTCAACTTGAGTGAGTGATGGAAGAAACAGCTGCTTTACCACCCGGTGCCCCGCcctattttgacgatttttgaCAGTTtattcggcgggaaacgggaacgggacagttgctttcttcattgagtaatctaaataattaatacgaagtggtgttttgtggttaatgatcgcattaagttagtcggagacattcgcgagtgttattatattagagtattcaatgaacaaagtgtatctgcctattttcgcttcgtgccgggaagccgcttcataactcaaaagtttatgcggactttt
Encoded proteins:
- the LOC126371476 gene encoding PWWP domain-containing protein 2A-like, with protein sequence MAAVAETADMTIQKNSQILVNVEEALADLLVVSYSTDTKKYQGVLLDSNKGNLPFGVYSLHPAFSKKTATTETADEKLHSVSQRFTYQEPQYGSENAEKAKKPSLKGKPQARQKMTVRLRPRKVLCSNCQGICNENSENVDVSKKRKLDSDDDTPHDNSESPRAAKKYLMGSMLIPKLSRLQPSEISSAIKGNKNSNKASDKSVKNVKIEKSSDNEVSTTRELAFVSVSDDNDCDRDEPKDDTFNAMFQSARTLKICFGEGEGTVVKIPPLSGDFNEDSGVSCDMTKPESKAAKKALKKAKKQAKKNNAIDKEKDWNGQSPKHIGALSPRNNVSNSPPSDPLEKKHKNKVKHKKKSKVQKKRDENTSKCGESDSNDCFSDVKESCLKQKLSISLRRLSSNSYERRSEQDSGSEEWEGDVVPDFPASSNEGMGGKMLRVSPGDIVWGKVVGFPWWPGRVLSVTPTSRAHVAWYASTTSSLMPCDSLSPFLEDYKVRFNKKKRGAYKEAVKQATIEAKRIESHLQDPLASPTHSLATMSPRPINVFS